A genomic region of Peptoniphilus sp. ING2-D1G contains the following coding sequences:
- a CDS encoding Hypothetical protein (Family membership) encodes MNNKNIGNFGEEKSVDYLINKNYKILDRNYRALGKEIDIIAMDKNILVFIEVKTRNSKKFGNASEAVDYFKIKNIVTASLNYAVSKNLTEYQIRYDIIEYYIKEHHINHIENAFYAL; translated from the coding sequence ATGAATAATAAAAATATAGGAAATTTCGGAGAAGAAAAATCCGTAGATTATTTAATAAATAAGAATTATAAAATTTTAGATAGAAATTATAGAGCATTGGGCAAAGAAATAGACATAATTGCTATGGATAAAAACATTTTGGTTTTTATTGAAGTTAAAACCAGAAACTCAAAAAAATTTGGAAATGCATCCGAGGCTGTAGACTACTTTAAAATAAAAAATATCGTTACAGCTTCTCTTAATTATGCGGTTTCAAAAAATTTAACCGAATACCAAATAAGATATGACATTATAGAGTATTACATAAAAGAACACCACATTAACCATATAGAAAATGCTTTTTACGCTCTGTAG
- a CDS encoding Mg chelatase-like protein (Magnesium-chelatase is a three-component enzyme that catalyses the insertion of Mg2+ into protoporphyrin IX. This is the first unique step in the synthesis of (bacterio)chlorophyll. Due to this, it is thought that Mg-chelatase has an important role in channelling inter-mediates into the (bacterio)chlorophyll branch in response to conditions suitable for photosynthetic growth. ChlI and BchD have molecular weight between 38-42 kDa; High confidence in function and specificity), whose amino-acid sequence MYFSLKTCCLIGLEGNLIDVEADLSNGIPKISIVGLPDTSIKESIERVRSGIKNSGYEFPLKRITINLAPASLRKDGSQMDLAIALAILGANELLTEANMDYVFLGELSLDGSINSINGALAMVISLREQGFKKFIIPDGNKVECSLVNDIEIYPAKNLRQVVEHINREELVDRFINETEFNKPKFDIDFRDMKGQDFLKRALEVSAAGKHNVLLIGVPGSGKSMAAKRYPTILPELTYEESIEVTKIYSVAGLLKENTLMTNPPFRSPHHTASSISLIGGGRIPKPGEISLSHNGVLFLDELLEFPKSVLEVLRQPLEDKTINISRANASITYPAKFTLIAATNPCPCGYFGDPTHECTCTNSQVEKYMARASQPLLDRIDIHVKTSAVEYKYLSKEQESESSGEIAKRVNLARNIQKDRYREIGINYNSDLKENQVNKYCKLDKNCEEIMRAAYKKYGFSARAYNKILKVSRTIADLKESKNIVTDDILEAIRYRATVFGKR is encoded by the coding sequence ATGTATTTTAGTTTAAAAACCTGTTGCCTGATAGGACTTGAAGGAAACTTAATAGATGTTGAAGCGGATTTAAGTAACGGAATACCAAAAATTTCCATAGTCGGGCTGCCTGATACTTCAATAAAAGAGTCGATTGAAAGAGTGAGGTCGGGAATAAAGAACAGCGGTTATGAATTTCCCTTAAAAAGAATAACCATAAATCTTGCTCCTGCAAGTCTAAGAAAAGACGGTTCACAGATGGATTTAGCCATAGCGTTGGCAATTTTAGGAGCCAATGAGCTATTAACCGAAGCGAATATGGATTATGTGTTTTTAGGAGAACTTTCTTTGGACGGTTCAATAAATTCAATCAATGGAGCCTTAGCTATGGTTATTTCTCTAAGAGAACAGGGATTTAAAAAGTTTATTATTCCGGATGGGAATAAAGTTGAATGCTCTTTGGTAAATGATATTGAAATATATCCTGCAAAAAATTTGCGGCAAGTAGTTGAACACATAAACAGGGAAGAGTTAGTTGATAGATTTATCAATGAAACCGAATTTAACAAACCTAAATTTGATATTGATTTTCGCGACATGAAAGGACAAGATTTTTTAAAAAGGGCACTGGAGGTATCTGCAGCAGGAAAGCATAACGTTCTTTTAATCGGAGTTCCCGGAAGTGGCAAGTCGATGGCTGCGAAGAGATATCCTACAATACTCCCAGAACTTACATACGAAGAATCTATAGAAGTGACTAAGATATATTCTGTAGCTGGGCTCTTAAAGGAAAATACATTGATGACAAATCCACCCTTTAGATCGCCTCACCATACTGCATCCTCGATATCTCTTATTGGAGGAGGAAGAATACCAAAACCTGGAGAAATATCCCTTTCTCACAATGGAGTTTTGTTTCTAGATGAGCTCCTTGAATTTCCTAAGTCGGTATTGGAAGTGTTAAGACAGCCTTTGGAAGACAAAACAATAAATATCTCAAGAGCAAATGCAAGTATCACATACCCCGCAAAATTCACTTTAATAGCGGCGACAAATCCTTGCCCATGTGGATACTTTGGAGATCCTACACATGAATGCACCTGTACCAATTCTCAAGTGGAAAAATATATGGCAAGAGCCTCACAACCTTTGCTGGATAGAATTGATATTCATGTAAAAACATCAGCTGTTGAATATAAATATTTATCAAAGGAACAAGAAAGTGAAAGTTCCGGAGAAATAGCAAAAAGAGTAAATTTAGCCAGAAATATTCAAAAGGATAGATATAGAGAAATAGGTATAAATTACAATTCGGATTTAAAGGAAAATCAAGTGAATAAGTATTGTAAGCTTGATAAAAATTGTGAAGAAATAATGAGAGCAGCTTATAAAAAATATGGATTTTCGGCGAGAGCATACAACAAAATATTAAAGGTTTCAAGAACGATAGCCGATTTAAAAGAAAGTAAAAACATCGTAACGGACGATATCCTTGAGGCAATACGTTACAGAGCTACGGTTTTTGGGAAAAGATAA
- a CDS encoding DNA processing protein DprA (The SMF family, of DNA processing chain A, dprA, are a group of bacterial proteins. In H. pylori, dprA is required for natural chromosomal and plasmid transformation [1]. It has now been shown that DprA is found to bind cooperatively to single-stranded DNA (ssDNA) and to interact with RecA. In the process, DprA-RecA-ssDNA filaments are produced and these filaments catalyse the homology-dependent formation of joint molecules. While the E.coli SSB protein limits access of RecA to ssDNA, DprA alleviates this barrier. It is proposed that DprA is a new member of the recombination-mediator protein family, dedicated to natural bacterial transformation; High confidence in function and specificity) — translation MEYRDFIINLSILGFENQQIENALESIGISDNYERVFNKDFLNRTSIKIPDSTKDRLFKYNANFIQKLYSYCEKKNISIIVDSDQNYPEKLRYIENSPKILYAIGDLSLLETKSVAIVGSRKHSNYGAAVVEYIVNSLKNKGVTVISGLAYGIDALSHKHALEKDIRTIGILGGGVDIVYPKSNEYLYNKIIEKNLLISEYAPGSYPKPYRFPLRNRIISGLSEAVVIVEARSKSGSLITARLAAEQGREVFAVPGNINSIYSEGTNLLIRDGAQILASTDDLLFCLGCDNSTELSNSNRFKDLGEDERKILDLINSGVNEISLIAMKLKTDVSVINSIMTILEIKDLVNIEGEYISIKN, via the coding sequence ATGGAATATAGAGATTTTATTATTAATTTAAGTATTTTAGGATTTGAAAATCAACAAATTGAAAACGCATTGGAATCTATCGGTATTTCAGATAATTATGAAAGAGTGTTTAACAAAGATTTTTTAAATAGGACTTCCATAAAAATTCCAGATAGTACTAAAGACAGATTATTTAAATACAATGCAAATTTTATTCAAAAGCTTTATTCCTATTGTGAAAAGAAAAATATATCCATAATAGTTGATTCAGATCAAAATTATCCTGAAAAATTAAGATATATAGAAAATTCTCCCAAAATATTATATGCAATAGGGGATTTGAGTTTGCTTGAAACTAAATCTGTTGCAATAGTGGGATCCAGAAAACACTCCAATTATGGAGCTGCTGTAGTTGAATATATAGTAAATTCCCTTAAAAACAAGGGAGTTACAGTTATTAGCGGACTTGCATACGGTATAGATGCTCTTTCGCATAAACATGCCCTTGAAAAAGACATTAGGACAATAGGCATTTTAGGCGGAGGCGTAGATATTGTTTATCCTAAATCCAATGAATATCTATACAATAAAATTATCGAAAAAAATTTGCTAATAAGTGAATATGCTCCAGGCTCATATCCGAAGCCCTATAGATTTCCTTTGAGAAATAGAATTATTTCCGGATTAAGTGAAGCAGTGGTTATAGTGGAAGCCAGATCTAAAAGTGGTTCACTGATTACTGCAAGATTGGCGGCAGAACAGGGAAGAGAAGTTTTTGCGGTTCCCGGAAATATAAATTCTATATATTCTGAAGGGACAAATCTGCTTATTAGAGATGGTGCTCAAATACTGGCATCTACAGATGATTTGTTGTTTTGTTTAGGATGTGACAATTCAACAGAGCTTTCAAATTCAAATAGATTTAAAGATTTGGGAGAGGATGAACGAAAAATATTGGATTTGATAAATTCAGGAGTAAATGAAATAAGTTTGATAGCAATGAAGCTTAAAACAGATGTGTCAGTAATCAATTCAATAATGACCATACTTGAAATAAAGGATTTAGTTAATATAGAGGGAGAGTATATAAGTATAAAAAATTAA
- a CDS encoding Hypothetical protein (Family membership) — MKKIIFDVHPLATFSLSCEAYAMYYKRKFDKDVYFYTRDSNLRYLRIDDTEEQKNLKNRVITFVDLGEDVEEIPFDEDIRVSPIDETYENDEILKDIVADLGEAASWKNSELKIIEIE, encoded by the coding sequence ATGAAAAAGATTATTTTTGATGTACATCCATTGGCGACATTTTCCTTATCATGTGAGGCATACGCGATGTATTATAAACGAAAATTTGATAAAGATGTTTATTTTTACACAAGAGATTCTAATTTAAGATACTTGAGGATTGATGATACAGAAGAACAAAAGAATCTTAAAAATAGAGTTATAACATTTGTTGATTTGGGTGAAGATGTTGAAGAGATTCCCTTTGATGAAGATATCAGGGTTTCTCCCATTGACGAGACTTATGAAAATGATGAAATACTTAAAGATATAGTAGCTGATCTTGGAGAAGCGGCCAGTTGGAAAAATTCTGAATTGAAGATTATAGAAATTGAATAG
- a CDS encoding CBS domain protein (CBS domains are small intracellular modules that pair together to form a stable globular domain [2]. This family represents a single CBS domain. Pairs of these domains have been termed a Bateman domain. CBS domains have been shown to bind ligands with an adenosyl group such as AMP, ATP and S-AdoMet. CBS domains are found attached to a wide range of other protein domains suggesting that CBS domains may play a regulatory role making proteins sensitive to adenosyl carrying ligands. The region containing the CBS domains in Cystathionine-beta synthase is involved in regulation by S-AdoMet; High confidence in function and specificity) yields MDNLHYIFIILFLITLYFSFEFTMIESAFLSLTHLKIKQFENENYDLYKDVISLYKDDRIYSTLLLLDYTANTLVSILLGIIFFLEFDYWGIILGALISPVVIIVFGESVPKAIGKQRYEKIVLKKAKMLKFLTKISLGFVNFITILTSAIVRIIGEKNYKRPLITKGELIDAVSLSAEAGILNTEESRIIENVMDFQDAMAKDIMTPRTDMIAIDKDLSFKEIIEIINEESFSRMPVYNEDLDDIIGLLHVKDLIGLDDNELLRNRLDILKPVLYTYEYKPIGQLFNEMRIKRFSVAIVNDEYGGTEGMITTEDLIEKILGSISDEYDEDEDEDYIKISKNEYLIDGSMNLNDFNYTFGAELESEEIDTIAGYIIEKIDRFPKTGEKLIIDGLNFTISNSKKNRIEKLILKI; encoded by the coding sequence ATGGATAATCTACACTATATATTTATAATTTTATTTTTAATTACACTTTATTTTTCCTTTGAATTTACAATGATTGAAAGCGCTTTTTTATCGTTAACACATTTAAAAATCAAACAATTTGAAAATGAAAACTATGATTTGTACAAAGATGTAATATCTTTATACAAGGACGATAGAATATATTCCACCCTTTTGCTTTTGGATTATACAGCCAATACTTTGGTTTCAATTTTATTGGGCATTATATTTTTCTTAGAATTTGATTATTGGGGAATTATTTTAGGGGCGTTAATATCTCCTGTCGTCATAATAGTTTTTGGTGAAAGTGTGCCAAAAGCAATAGGAAAGCAAAGATATGAAAAAATTGTTTTGAAAAAAGCAAAAATGCTGAAATTCCTTACAAAAATATCATTAGGATTTGTAAATTTCATCACTATATTAACATCCGCAATTGTGCGAATTATTGGAGAAAAAAACTATAAAAGACCCTTAATTACAAAGGGAGAATTAATAGATGCTGTTTCTTTAAGTGCTGAAGCCGGGATATTAAATACGGAAGAATCAAGAATAATTGAAAATGTAATGGATTTTCAAGATGCAATGGCTAAAGATATTATGACTCCAAGAACCGATATGATTGCCATCGATAAAGATTTAAGTTTTAAAGAAATAATAGAAATCATAAACGAAGAATCTTTTTCAAGAATGCCTGTATATAATGAAGATTTGGATGATATAATAGGCTTATTACACGTTAAGGATTTAATAGGACTTGATGATAATGAGCTATTAAGAAATAGACTCGACATTTTAAAACCTGTACTTTATACCTATGAATATAAGCCCATCGGTCAACTTTTCAATGAAATGCGCATAAAAAGATTTTCCGTGGCTATAGTAAATGATGAATACGGTGGCACAGAAGGCATGATTACTACAGAAGATTTAATTGAAAAAATTTTAGGTTCCATATCCGATGAATATGATGAAGATGAAGACGAAGATTATATTAAAATAAGCAAAAATGAATATTTAATTGACGGTTCTATGAATCTAAACGATTTTAATTACACCTTTGGAGCAGAATTGGAATCTGAAGAAATTGATACAATCGCCGGTTATATAATCGAAAAAATTGATAGGTTTCCAAAAACCGGAGAAAAATTAATTATTGATGGACTCAATTTTACTATTTCAAACAGCAAAAAGAATAGAATAGAAAAACTGATTTTAAAAATTTAA
- a CDS encoding FeS assembly ATPase Suf (SufC is part of the SUF system, shown in E. coli to consist of six proteins and believed to act in Fe-S cluster formation during oxidative stress. SufC forms a complex with SufB and SufD. SufC belongs to the ATP-binding cassette transporter family (pfam00005) but is no longer thought to be part of a transporter. The complex is reported as cytosolic (PMID:12554644) or associated with the membrane (PMID:11943156). The SUF system also includes a cysteine desulfurase (SufS, enhanced by SufE) and a probable iron-sulfur cluster assembly scaffold protein, SufA [Biosynthesis of cofactors, prosthetic groups, and carriers, Other]; High confidence in function and specificity) gives MNKEILRIENLTANVTENKDIEILHNINLKINYGEVHVIMGPNGSGKTTLANVIMDNPEYTVTNGKIFFEGEDITDLSTDKRAKKGIFMSFQNPMEVSGISVENFIRTAKNSIKDENVSVLKFKKELKEEMEKLSFDESYASRYLNEGFSGGEMKKNEILQMIMLDPKLAILDETDSGLDVDATKIVAEGIKRFINKDKAVLIITHHRELIKNIKPDFVHIIIDGKFIMTGGDSLVDKIQSEGFGWLKEEV, from the coding sequence ATGAACAAGGAAATATTAAGAATCGAAAATTTAACTGCTAATGTAACAGAAAATAAAGATATTGAGATACTTCATAATATTAATTTAAAAATAAATTACGGTGAAGTGCATGTAATTATGGGGCCCAATGGTTCCGGAAAAACTACACTTGCTAATGTAATAATGGATAATCCTGAATACACCGTAACAAATGGAAAGATATTTTTTGAAGGAGAGGACATAACTGATTTGTCAACGGATAAAAGAGCTAAAAAGGGAATTTTCATGAGCTTTCAAAATCCCATGGAGGTTTCAGGTATAAGTGTTGAAAATTTTATAAGAACAGCCAAAAACTCCATAAAAGACGAAAATGTATCTGTTCTTAAATTTAAAAAAGAATTAAAAGAGGAAATGGAAAAATTATCTTTTGATGAGTCCTATGCAAGCAGATATTTAAACGAAGGATTTTCTGGTGGAGAAATGAAAAAAAATGAAATACTTCAAATGATTATGTTGGATCCGAAGCTTGCAATTTTAGATGAAACGGACTCAGGGCTTGATGTAGACGCTACCAAAATTGTAGCTGAAGGTATAAAGAGATTTATAAATAAAGATAAAGCTGTACTAATTATAACTCACCATAGAGAATTAATAAAAAACATAAAACCGGATTTTGTGCATATTATTATCGATGGTAAATTCATCATGACCGGTGGAGATTCCTTAGTTGATAAAATCCAGAGCGAAGGATTCGGCTGGTTAAAAGAAGAGGTGTAA
- a CDS encoding FeS assembly protein SufB (This protein, SufB, forms a cytosolic complex SufBCD. This complex enhances the cysteine desulfurase of SufSE. The system, together with SufA, is believed to act in iron-sulfur cluster formation during oxidative stress. Note that SufC belongs to the family of ABC transporter ATP binding proteins, so this protein, encoded by an adjacent gene, has often been annotated as a transporter component [Biosynthesis of cofactors, prosthetic groups, and carriers, Other]; High confidence in function and specificity) produces MEPKKKKTHVEDLDRGIYDIKNKFTYKSKTVEGLTEDIVRQISTEKKEPEWMLDYRLKALEIYNSKSNPVWGPDLSEVDMNKITTYIRPDAELTDDWRDVPDEIRDTFDRLGIPEAEKDYLLSGVGAQYDSEVVYHNIQKFLLDQGVVYTDFETGLREYPDIVKKYFGKCISPNLHKYAALHYAVWSGGSFVYAPKGVKVDVPLQSYFRLNAPGAGQFEHTLIILEDNAYCHFIEGCSAPRYNVINLHAGAVELFIGENSTLRYSTIENWSRNMYNLNTKRAHVEKNGKIEWISGSFGSKVSMLYPASVLKGEGASSEYVGISFAGKDQNIDTGAQAIHLAPYTTSTVNSKSISKSGGKAIYRGLVKIAENAHHSKASVSCESLMIDNESRADTIPAIDIKNKNVDFGHEAKIGRISDDVIFYLMTRGISEEEAKSMVVRGFAEPIAKELPMEYAVEMNNLINLELEGSIG; encoded by the coding sequence ATGGAGCCTAAAAAGAAAAAAACACATGTTGAAGATTTAGACAGAGGAATTTATGATATAAAAAATAAATTCACCTATAAATCTAAGACTGTAGAAGGATTAACCGAGGACATAGTAAGACAAATTTCAACAGAAAAAAAAGAACCTGAATGGATGCTTGATTATAGACTTAAAGCACTTGAAATATATAATAGTAAATCAAACCCCGTGTGGGGACCGGATTTATCGGAAGTCGACATGAATAAAATCACTACCTATATAAGACCTGATGCAGAGCTTACAGATGACTGGAGAGATGTACCTGATGAAATAAGAGACACCTTTGATAGATTAGGAATACCCGAAGCTGAAAAAGACTATCTTTTATCTGGGGTTGGAGCTCAATATGATTCAGAGGTTGTATATCATAATATTCAAAAATTTCTTTTAGATCAAGGGGTTGTCTACACGGATTTTGAAACAGGACTTAGAGAATACCCGGATATTGTAAAGAAATATTTTGGAAAGTGTATTTCTCCTAATTTGCACAAATACGCAGCGCTTCATTATGCAGTTTGGAGTGGGGGATCTTTTGTATATGCTCCAAAGGGAGTAAAGGTTGATGTCCCGCTACAATCCTATTTCAGATTAAATGCTCCGGGGGCAGGGCAATTTGAACATACTTTGATAATACTTGAGGATAATGCATATTGTCATTTTATAGAGGGGTGTTCAGCTCCCAGATATAATGTGATAAACTTGCATGCTGGAGCTGTAGAATTATTTATTGGAGAAAATTCTACACTTAGATATTCTACAATAGAGAACTGGTCACGAAACATGTATAATCTAAACACAAAAAGAGCGCATGTAGAAAAAAACGGGAAAATAGAGTGGATTTCAGGGTCCTTTGGCTCAAAGGTATCAATGTTGTATCCGGCATCGGTTTTGAAGGGAGAAGGAGCAAGTAGTGAATATGTAGGTATATCTTTTGCAGGTAAAGATCAGAATATAGATACCGGGGCTCAAGCAATTCATTTAGCTCCATATACTACATCCACCGTAAATTCAAAATCAATTTCCAAATCCGGAGGCAAGGCAATTTATAGAGGCCTTGTAAAAATAGCAGAAAACGCACACCATTCAAAGGCATCGGTATCCTGTGAGTCACTTATGATTGACAATGAATCCAGAGCCGACACCATACCGGCTATCGACATAAAAAATAAAAACGTAGATTTCGGACATGAAGCAAAAATTGGAAGGATATCCGATGATGTAATTTTTTATTTGATGACAAGAGGTATCTCGGAAGAAGAAGCTAAGTCAATGGTTGTAAGAGGATTTGCAGAGCCTATTGCGAAGGAACTTCCAATGGAATATGCGGTGGAAATGAATAATCTGATAAATCTGGAACTTGAAGGTTCAATAGGTTAG
- a CDS encoding putative SufB (Cysteine desulfurase activator SufB [Posttranslational modification, protein turnover, chaperones]; High confidence in function and specificity), with protein sequence MQALIKSNELTFKTFNYLKVNESIIEIPKLNKNELNKTSDKIEKETLEKFYENIYGELPEDILKLNKEYCNLFKVYQEGNKIINLNTSEFNNQLIDSHYILAEKFESINIILDYTSDEDNEKFRSSLIKIHAKDESKVNLFIIQDDYENQISLETIYAEIGENAVVNVNQIELGSNKLYTYFQGDLKGKHSLLNIDSVYFGSGKNNIDMLYNVFHHGIKSKSEIVVNGALKDKAKKIFRSTLDFKKGSAQSVGSEEEYTILLDDSVSSLSVPVLLSHEDDVEGNHAASAGNIDRELLFYIMSRGFDEDRAKSLIVQSKFSGAINNIKDEKIKEKIWNKVFQRMGE encoded by the coding sequence ATGCAAGCTTTAATAAAATCAAATGAACTCACCTTTAAAACCTTTAATTATTTAAAAGTAAATGAATCTATAATTGAAATACCTAAATTAAATAAAAATGAACTTAATAAAACTTCCGATAAAATAGAAAAGGAAACTTTAGAAAAGTTTTACGAAAATATTTATGGTGAATTACCCGAAGATATTCTTAAACTCAATAAAGAGTATTGTAATTTATTTAAAGTTTATCAAGAGGGCAATAAAATAATCAATTTAAATACAAGTGAGTTCAATAATCAACTAATAGATTCGCACTATATTTTGGCAGAAAAATTTGAATCTATAAATATAATACTTGATTACACAAGTGATGAAGATAATGAGAAATTTAGAAGTTCCCTGATTAAAATTCATGCAAAGGATGAATCGAAAGTCAATCTGTTTATAATTCAAGATGATTATGAAAATCAAATTTCTCTTGAGACAATTTATGCAGAAATAGGTGAAAATGCAGTTGTAAATGTCAACCAAATCGAACTTGGCTCAAATAAATTATACACATACTTCCAAGGCGATTTAAAAGGTAAACATTCATTATTGAATATTGACTCCGTTTATTTCGGATCAGGAAAAAATAACATCGATATGCTCTACAATGTTTTTCACCATGGAATCAAAAGTAAGTCAGAAATAGTAGTAAATGGAGCTTTAAAAGATAAAGCAAAAAAAATATTCAGATCAACTTTAGATTTCAAAAAAGGATCTGCCCAAAGTGTCGGATCGGAGGAAGAATATACAATATTGTTAGATGACAGTGTAAGTTCTTTATCTGTGCCGGTTTTGTTATCTCATGAAGATGATGTGGAAGGAAATCACGCTGCAAGTGCTGGAAATATAGATAGAGAACTTCTATTTTACATTATGTCCAGAGGATTTGATGAAGACAGAGCAAAATCTTTAATAGTTCAATCTAAATTTTCCGGTGCAATAAATAACATTAAAGATGAAAAAATCAAAGAAAAAATATGGAATAAAGTTTTTCAAAGAATGGGTGAATAG